In Columba livia isolate bColLiv1 breed racing homer chromosome Z, bColLiv1.pat.W.v2, whole genome shotgun sequence, one DNA window encodes the following:
- the LOC135577447 gene encoding uncharacterized protein LOC135577447 — MPGAPVQVLGARHVGQDLFTSGGGAAATQRRPRPAASRSPAPRPREAFPIGCRRGFSGGGRQAEPHVPPRPISAGHARGLPPSLLALPRWAGRGLRTYDAAVRAPRAARREGHVPVGAVRLWRARLVRAVRGRRGGAGLLTVQSASSSAVPAPPLARAHGLCGGAGFGCRGSGLSAWLKRIKHGFKISHQLKDQSLSISGDKVLATEELLGSVSEENLSCLEGREMLPHCWPGHDTSAHEDPITIVETIHVKRVVNLTNKAVGSSSYSASKLDYYIL, encoded by the exons ATGCCCGGTGCCCCCGTACAGGTACTTGGCGCGCGTCACGTGGGGCAGGATCTGTTTACAAGCGGCGGTGGCGCTGCGGCAACTcagcgccggccccgccccgcggcctCCAGGAGCCCCGCCCCCCGGCCGCGGGAAGCCTTCCCCATTGGCTGTCGCCGCGGTTTCTCCGGCGGAGGAAGACAGGCGGAACCTCACGTCCCGCCCCGCCCCATCTCCGCCGGCCACGCTCGCGGTCTCCCGCCCTCCCTCCTCGCGCTCCCGCGGTGGGCGGGGCGGGGCCTTCGAACGTACGACGCGGCCGTTCGGGCGCCGCGCGCTGCACGCCGGGAAGGGCACGTGCCGGTCGGAGCCGTTAGGCTTTGGAGGGCGCGGCTGGTTCGGGCGGTCCGGGGgaggcgcggcggggccgggctgctCACCGTGCAGTCGGCCTCCTCTTCCGCCGTGCCTGCGCCGCCGCTCGCCAGGGCACACGGTCTCTGCGGCGGCGCTGGCTTTGGCTGCCGCGGCTCCGGCCTTTCAGCCTG GCTCAAGAGAATTAAACATGGATTCAAAATTTCTCATCAGCTAAAGGATCAGAGTCTTAGTATTTCAG GTGACAAGGTTTTAGCAACTGAAGAACTACTGGGAAGTGTCTCTGAAGAAAACCTGAGCTGtctggagggaagggaaatgCTGCCACACTGCTGGCCAGGACATGACACTTCAGCACATGAGGATCCCATCACTATCGTGGAAACTATACACGTGAAACGCGTAGTTAACCTCACCAACAAGGCTGTTGGAAGTAGCAGTTACTCAGCCAGTAAGCTGGATTATTACATTTTATAG